AATACTCTTCTGCATCCTGAATGGATTTTTAATTGGAATCGCAAACCTGATTCCGGGAGTTTCCGGCGGAACATTCGCACTTATACTCGGACTTTACGACAGACTCATCGGTGCGATCACATCCCTAAATCTAACTACGATTAAAGTAAGCATCGGTTTATTGACCGAATTTTTCAACAAGGAAAGCAGAGCAAAATTTGCGGAAGAAATGAAACGAATCGACTTCTGGTTTCTAACTTTTCTCGGGTTCGGGCTCCTTCTGTCCGTGGTCTCGGGAGCAAAGCTGATTCAGTTCTTACTTCAAAATCATCCTGCACCCACCTTAGCATTGTTTATCGGCCTCATCATTCCTTCTCTTTCCGTTCCTTATAAATTGATGGAAAAACACAGTATCGGTATTTGGCTTTGGCTTGTTCCGGGGATCGCACTCACGGTTGTCCCAAGTTTTTTTATGGGTGAGACTGCAGGTTCCGAAAATCCTATCATTGCATTTATTACCGGAGCTATTGCCATTTCAGCAATGATTCTTCCCGGAATTTCAGGATCTTATATCATGTTGGTCCTCGGAGAATACCAAATCGTAATCGGAAAACTTTCCAATATACTTGCAGTGGACTCGATCGTTTTTCTATCCGCTTTCGCACTCGGGTGCCTACTCGGATTATTATTATTCACTCATTTTGTGAAATGGTTATTCAAAAAATACAAATCACATACGATGACTTTTCTTTTGGGCCTCATCCTAGGTTCCTTTTTTATCCTTTGGCCTTTCAAAGATTACTCGGTAGGACAAACCATCGTAGGCAGATCGGGAGAAGTAAAACGGGACATCCAAATTGCAACCGCAGAAAACATACTACCTTCTTCTTTCGAAGAGATCATCATTCCGCTTGTCGCTCTTATCATCGGTGTGGCACTTGGGTTCGGATTGAACCAATTGGAAAAATTGAAAGAAGAAAAGAATTAAAACTTTTTGTAATTCGATAAAAGCGGAAGCTTTATGATCGGAAGAAAAGCCAAGCCTACGAAAGTAGACTTGGCTTTTTTATTGGAACTAAACGAAAAAGATAAAAGTAATCAATATGAACAAAGGAATCAAAATTCCGAAAGAATAAAGCACATAACCACCGAAAGACGGCATCTTCACTTTATTTTCTTCAGCTACCGACTTCACCATGAAATTCGGCGCGTTACCTATATAAGTATTCGCACCCATAAACACGGCACCTACCGATATCGCTTTCAAAATTTCTTCGGCAGCAGGATTTCCAATGAACTGTCCCAGAGTCAGCGGAGTAGCACCTGTAGGAGTGAGTAGTCCCGAAGCCAAGGAACCGAAAGTCAAATAGGTGGGAGCATTGTCCAGAACGGAAGAGAAAGCTCCTGTCGCCCAGAAAAATTGCCATCTTTCCGTGATCCCGAGTGATTTACCGTTTGCTTCCAGTAAAATCAAAGCAGGAATCATTGTGATAAAAATTCCAACGAATAGATAAGCTACTTCTTGAATAGGACCGAGAGTGAAGTTGTTTGCCTTTCTGAATTCCGGTTTGGATGTGAATTTGGAAATAGCGATTAACCCGAGTAATACTGCTTCACGAATGAATCCGAGATAAGGATTTTCAGCGATGGCAGGAATATAATTGCTATTGAGAAATGCTACCGATAGTACAACACCGAGTAACCAAACAAAGTTTACTTGACCGTCGAGATCGAAAGGAACCGCATTCTTATCGTCTTTTTTAAGATCCGCTTTCGATTCTTTTTTGTAAGCGATCGTATCCCAAATAAAATACACAACAAGTAAAATCACTACCGCAAAAACCATCTCAGGCAACAATCCGAAAGTCCAAGTGAAAGGAACTCCTTTCAAATAACCTAGGAAAAGAGGAGGATCTCCCAGTGGAGTGAGGGAACCGCCTATATTGGAAACAAGGAAGATGAAAAACACAACCGTATGAACTACATGTTTTCTTTCACTGTTTGTTTTCAAAAGAGGACGAATGAGAAGCATGGAAGCTCCTGTTGTTCCGATAAAGGAAGCAAGGCAAGCTCCGATAAACAAAAAGATAGAGTTGTTGAGAGGAGATGCATGGATATCCCCTTTGATTACGATTCCCCCGGAGATATAAAACAAGGAGGCTAGCAGAATGATAAACGGAACGTAGTCGAATATAAGAGTATGGTAGATGGCATGACCTTGACCGAAACTCAAAAGAACAATCACGGAAATAGCACCGAGAACACCGGCAACGATCAACTTATTGTTGTTATTCTCCCACCAATGCTCTGTTTTGTGAGAAGCAACGGGTAAAATCGCAATCGCCAATAGGATCGCAATAAACGGAATTACCGACCAATACGGCAATTCACTATGCGCTTCTGCCGCATGGGAGGAATGGCCCGTATCTTCCTGAACAGTCGGTTGCGCAGGTGTTGGAGCAGTATCATCTGCCGATAAAGAGACAGAGAAGAGCCCAATGCAGGCAAGAAATACAAATAATGTGAGAAGCTTTCGAAACATGCTCACCATCCTTTTTTTTGGACAGCTTACTCAGAATCGAAAGGTTCTGGAACTAAAAAAACCGAGATTCTCCTATTTTTAGAGGAACAAGTCTTTCCACGGCCAATTTCAGATCTTCAAACGCCTTTCTGGCAAGAGGAACCGGAGAATCCAACTTTTCATCACTCAAAACGAAGGTCATATAATGCATGGGAACCATAAATTTTGCGCGTAAGTCCGCAAAAGCCCGGACGGACTGTTCCGGATCGACATGAACCGATGACATAAACCATCTGGGTTCAAATGCACCTATGGGCAGAATGGCTACATCAAATCCGTCGAACTTTTTCCCTATCTCTTTAAAGTGAGTATAATAGCCGGTATCTCCTCCGAAATATACTTTTTGGCTTTTGCCTAGTATCGCATAACTTCCCCAAAGAGTTTCGTATCTATCGGTAAGTCCCCTTCCGCTAAAGTGTTGAGTCGGGGTAAAAACAAATTTAACCCCCTTCCTTTCTACGGAATCCCACCAATCCATTTCTTCCACATCCGAAAGGCCTATGCCTTTTAAAAGTGGTTTATTGCCAAGGCCAGCTAGAAACTTAGGATGGTGTTTTTCTTCCAAAAGTTTCAAACTGGAAAGATCGGTATGATCATAATGGTTGTGCGACAGTATAACAACGTCAATGCGGGGTAGATCTTCCAATCTCAAACCGGGAGGTGTGTAACGTTTCGGGCCGGCAAAACTAACGGGCGAACAACGGTCACTCCAAATAGGATCAGTGAGAATATTGACACCGTCTATTTGAACAAGAGTTGTCGCATGCCCGATCCAAGTTACCGACAATTTTGAATCGTTTTCTCTTAAAACTTTTCCATCATTGGAAACCACGGGAAAAGGGGGATAATCTTCTGGTTCCAGACTATGTTCCCCCGACCAACGACCGCTGACCCATTTCAGAACATCCGTTAAGCCATGATCTTCGAAGTCCGGGTTGAGATTGCGGAACCCGGACTTTGTATGGTGAGGTTTGGTCATTGCCTTATCCGTGGAACACCCGTTTAAAAAACTAAAAATCATTAAGAGGACAATGGTACCTATTTTTATCATACTTTAGCAACTTAGACGGAAGGAAACAACGGTGTAAAATTTTATTCTTGCAAACATTTAGTTTCGGCGAATCCTTTCAATTAGGCGCGGGAAGAATATGTCAAATTGTCAATATATTGAAACACAACAATTATTGAATGCCTATGCTAATTGGAGATACTGTGTGGATTCCACCGAAGGAAGCGAACACTTTATGGGAACCAATTCGGATGATACGGTACGTTTGCGTGACAAAAGAGAAGACGCGGAAATTGAATTAAGAGTCCTCATTTCCGACTTAAAATCCACCCGCCCGGAAGCTTTGCAGGAATGGGTGGAGATCAATAAAACCTTATTGGAAGCCCCTGCGAACATTCCCAAAACTTCGATGGTTGCGCGTAGACAAGCTGCCAGAGATTGGAAATTCTCCAAAAATTTTTTGGGTGTTACCGTTCGTTACCCTCACCCTTCCAAATACTGGGGAGCTGAAATCATCTAAAGACTCCTGAACGCCAAAGAAATCCTCCTCTTAATTCTTCTTGTCATCTCTAAAAAAGAGAAAACTTTCTTTCCATGAATTCCTTTTTCTTTCTTTTTTCTAAAATCCTTGCGATCTTCCTTTATCCGCTTCCCTTGTTTTTCATTTTCTCTTTTCTATTTCTCTTTGTTTTGAAAGGGTTTCGACAAAAGATCGGCTTCTTTTTGTTGATTTGTTTCTTAGGGATATTTTCCACTTCTTTCCTAGCGAACCATTTGATCCGCTCTTTGGAAAAACCATATCTTCCTGTGGCAATCGAGTCTTTGCCAAAATCCGATGTAGTTATAGTTTTAGGAGGAATGATCCAAACGATTTCTTCCGTAAAAGAAAGACCCGAACTCACCGATTCCGCCGATCGTTTGTTAGATGCTGTGCGAATTTACAAAGCGAAGAAGGCAAAAAAAATTCTATTCACCGGCGGATCGGGTTTACTCTTTGCTGACAAATACAGAGAAGCGGACTTAGCAAACAAGATTCTATTGGATTTGGGTGTTCCCAAAGAAGATATTCTTTTGGAACGAGAGTCCAAAAACACTTACGAAAATGCAGTGGAATCAGCGAAAATTCTGAATGCGCACGGATTTAAAGATATCATCCTTGTGACCTCGGCTTTTCATTTCCGGAGGGCTGCTGGTTGTTTTACCAAACAGGGAATTGTTTTCTATTCTTACCCGACAGATTACCGCTCCTTTTCCACGGATTCGAATGCTTTCGATTTATGGGTCCCTTCTCCCGGTTATTTGGAATTATCCACACTTGCTATCAAAGAATGGGTGGGAGTCCTCATTTATGAGCTGAAAGGGTATCTGTAGAGAGATGGGACATAATAAAGGGGCGATCTTGAAATCCCCCGCCCTGAGATCAGCTTCGCTGATGATTCTTCGAATACTTCTTCGCTTCTATTGGCGCGAAGAAGGGGATTGGGGGTGTGGCTCGTGGGCTGCCGTCCACCACCTAACACAAAATCGAAATTCTGGCGACCACAACTTCGAATTCCAGAAAAATTCTCCCTAAAAGTTCGCCTTTTTGCCAAGAACCCGAGTCCTTTCCTGAAAAATAAGGGTTCGTTCGACTTGACTCAATCCTTAGTTTCTGTGAGCCTGAAAGAAGACTTACCAAGTGAGTCTAATGAATCGGTTATGAATAAAAAATTTATCACACTCCTTGTCCTCATCGGCCTCTCCCTTTCCGGTATCGCTTTTTTCTCCTCCAAGGAGACTTCTTTTCTCCTTTTGGATGCGTCCGAACTTGCGGCAAACCAAGCTCACTACCATGACCAAAATCTGCGGGTACGCGGGTTTGTAAAAGCCGGGAGCCTTATCCGGGAAGGCAAAAAGGCAAAATTCACATTGGAACTGAATGACTTAACGGTTCCGGTTTATTTTACGGGTGCGACCCTACTACCGGATGCATTCAAAGAAGGTGCGCGGGCAAGAGTCGATGGGAAACTCGATAAAGGAGTGTTAGTTGCAACTCATGTGGAAGCAAAATGTGCTTCCAAATATGAAGCAGGTTATGCGGAAGAAAAATGAACAATCTAGGAACCATTCTTCTTGCATCTTCCCTCGCTATTTTATTCTTTTCACTGATTCAAACCGCTTACGGAATTTATAAAAAAGACCGCAAAGCCACGGAACTCGGCCGTTTGGCCCTGATGACAAATCCGGCCATCATCATCCTTACCTTTCTCGTATTATTAACGCAGCTCGTAAGGTCCGACTATAGCAATTATTATGTGGTGATGCATTCCAGCGAACACCTTCCGTTATTCTATAAAATGACCGCCATCTGGTCGGGATCTTCCGGATCGCTTTTGTTTTGGAACCTGATCCTGAACGTATTCACCTTTATCGTGTTATGGCAAACCAGAAAATCCATCCAAGATAGAATTCCCGTGATGAATCTGATACTCGCCGTTCTTTCTGGATTCTTTTCTTTCTTAGCTGTATTTTACGCCGATGCGCAACCTTTCCGCGAATTCCAACCGGAAGCCGCCGCAGGAAGAGGACTCAATCCTCTTTTGCAACATTGGGCGATGATCATTCACCCTCCCATACTTTACATCGGTTATGTGAGTATTTCGATCCCTTTTGCGATCGCCATGTCTGCTCTCGTATCAGGCCAGCTTTCGGAAGATTGGATGAAGTTCATTCGCAAATGGACTTTGTTCTCCTGGTTTTTTTTGGGAACCGGAATTCTTTTAGGATCAAAGTGGGCCTATGAAGAGTTAGGTTGGGGTGGTTATTGGGCCTGGGACCCGGTAGAAAACGCATCTCTTATGCCTTGGCTTTTGACAAGTGCCTTCGTTCATTCCGTAGTGATTCAGGAAAGAAGAGGCATGCTTAAGTTTTGGAATATGATTCTGGTGATCCTGGCATTTCATTTCAGTTTGCTCGGTACTTGGATCACCCGTTCGGGTGTTTTGGAAGGACCTCATAGTTTTTCGAAATCCACAATCGGAACACCTTTCATTTGTTATATTATTGCAAGTTTTGTCTTTTTTACGGGCTTCGTTCTCTACAGAAGAAAAGACCTGGAACCGGAAAGAAATCTGGAAGCAATCACTTCGAAAGAAGGTAGTTTCCTACTGAATAACTTTTTACTCGTTCTTTCCACGGCAGCCATTCTACTAGGAGTGTTTTCTCCACTTCTCTATGGAAAAGAATTCAAAGCTCCTTGGTTCAATTCTTGGGGCGTTCCTGCGGGGATTTTTCTATTACTCCTTATGGGTTCGGCTCCCTTACTCGCTTGGAGGAAAGGGGCAGGTTCGGTATTTTTGGCGACTTTGTTCAAACCGTTCCTGGTAGGACTGTTAGGTGCAGGCCTTTACATTCTATTCTACTCACAAAACTTCACACGGGGAGATTCGGAATACGGAGATCTTTTGAGTGAAGTTTATTCCGTTTTGACCGTCGGAATAGGGATCTTTACAATTGCAGGAATTTTTCAGGAATACTACCGAGGGATCAAAGCCCGTAAAGAACAAAACCCGGAAGAATCCTACTTCTCCAGCGCATTCAACCTTCTGATTAAAAACAAACGCCGGTATGGCGGTTACCTGGTTCATTTCGCGCTGGTTCTCATTTTTATCGGTTATGCGGGAAATGCATTTAAACAGAACACTTCCGTCAAATTTTATTACCAACTCTCCCCTCCTACTTCTCCGGAAGTGGTTTATACTTCCATCGACAAAAGCGTAATCTCCGGTTATCAAATCGAAGCTTCCACTTTAAAAATCAAACCCGTCATGGTTTCCGATAACGACGATAAACCGAACATTCAAAATGTAATCGTATCGCAAGAAGGAACATTCAGTATTTATCGAGGCACGACGAAGGAAGCCGATCTTGTTACGGAAAGAAGGTTTTATCCCCAGATCTCTCACCTAACAGGAGATTTCGAAACACATATCCCGACAAGCGAACCCGCGATTCTTTCTCTTCCCAAGGAAGATTTTTACATCCAATTGGGTGCTATTGAAAAAGCGGATATGAGTTCCGAAAACCCGGATCTGCCTCTTATGTTTATGAATTATTATTTCACGGGCTCCACTCAAAATGAAAAACTCGCGCTCTATCTTCAATTCCCGAAAGAGATCGTTGCCAATCTGGAAATTTGGATCAACCCTCTTGTCAAATTGATTTGGATCGGATCTCTACTTTATTTCCTTACCGGAATTTTTCTTCTGCTACCCATAGGAGAAAGAAAACCCGCAAAAAAGGAAACGGTAACATAGATGAACAAACTTATACTTGTTAGTTTGGGCGAATCCCCCTTACGGGGGTCGGGCTATCCGCTCCAATCTGCTTCGCAGGATTTCCGCTTCTATCCCTTTCGCAAACTTTCCGGAGTTTATAAAGCTTTTATCACGTTGTTCCTATTCGTTTTTTTGAGCTTGTCCCCTTCCGGTTTAATGGCACAAAAAACCACTACTAACCTCAAAGATCCCGCCCAAATCAAATCCTTTCACGAAGCTACGGAACGGATCCGATGTATTTGTCTGCCAAGTCTTCCTATCCAAGCTTGTTCGTTTAACATGTGTTCTGCGTCAAGCTACTTAAAATCCTTTATTGAAAACCGAATTCGGGAAGGAATGAGTTCCGACGAAATCGTAAATAAAATGCAAAACGGATTTGGAGAAGGAATTCTGACTGACTCCGTGGTAAAACATTTTGTGGAAAGCGGAAACCAAGGCATGGTGGATTCCCTTGTCTATGGATTCGGCCCGAAGATTCTAGCGACTCCCGATAGCACTTGGATCAATTTCACATTATTCGGATTAGGTGTTCTGGGACTTGGTTTGATTTATCTGTATTTCACTAAATTCAAGCCCAATCTAAAGAAAGAAACGCCTTCCGGGAAGGCAGATTTAACCACCGATGAAATCAATCGAAAGATAAAGAATTGGGAGAATTCAGAGGGGTAGGAAATCCGGATTCGCGGGTGAAACTGGGTTATGTCACATTATGATCCTTTCTCCCCCACCCTGTTTAGGGTTGGGGGGTGTGGCTCGTGGGCTGCCGTCTACCACCTAACATACAATCAAAGATCTGGCGACCGCAACTTCAAATTCTAGAAAAATTTTCCCTAAACATTCGCCTTTTTGCCTGCCCGAATCTGAATCAAACTGCTTACTAAATTTTGAATGTCCTCCTCCCGAATGGTGGCATTTAAACTCACCCTCAGTCTAGGCGTAGGCACGGTAGGAGGGCGGATTGCACGAACATCCAACCCCTTTTTCTTCAATTCCTCGGAATAGCATAATGCCTGTTCCTCGGATTCCATTAAGATCGGAACAATATGCGAGACGGAAGGAGAAATACTGAATCCGTTCTCTAAAAGATTTCTTCGCAAAATATCTGCTATATGAAGCAAATGAATCCTTTCCTCGTCCATATCGCGCAATATACTCAAAGATTTCAAAGCAGCCGTGTAAATAGCCGGCAACGAAGCGGTGCTGAATATAAAAGATCTCATACGATTCACGAGATGTTCCCGGCCGAGTTTCGTAGTAGCAATGATCCCGCCTTCCAAACCCAAAGATTTCCCCAAGGTATAGATTCGATAATCAATGGATTCGATTTCTTCCTGATTCAAATCAGCGAATGCCATTCCCCGGCCGCCCTTACCGAAAATCCCGAACGAATGTGCTTCATCTAAAATCAGAATCGCATTGTATTTTTTCTTCAGAAAAACTAACCTTTGTAAGTTTGGTTTGTCCCCATCCATACTGAAAAGAGATTCCGATACAATGATCTTTTTTTTTGATTTGGAATCTTCCGAAGAAGCAGCTTTTATCAATTGTTCTTCCAGATGATCCAAGTCCAAATGGTTGTAATATTTTTTGATGGCGCCGGAGATGCGAATCCCATCCAAAATGGATGCATGATTCAAACGATCCGTAAAAATAATAGTGCGAGAATCCGCAATCGTATCGATCAATCCGAAGTTTGCAATAAAGCCGTTTGCGACTGTTAGACTTGCTCCGGAATGCACAAAGGAAGAAAATTCATTTTCCCAATCTTCCATCGTTTGCCTATGACCACGCACCAAACGAGCTGCCGTAGAGCCGACAGTATCCGTATCCAGAGCCTCTTTAAAGGCATGGACAATATCCCTATTTTTGGATAATCCCAAGTAGTCATTGGAGCAAAAATCAATTCCATCAGTTACCTTACATTGCCTGTAAAGGTTCTTCGCGCGAATCGATTTCATTTCCTCTTCGATTTGTTTCCAATGATCGTACATAGTTTACTAAATTCCCGGATGAAGTTTTTTTTCCGATTTCTTTTTGCCTATAGTGATAAATTCTTCTCTTCAGATATGGATTCTTTTCCTTTTTCCGAAAACGATCTTATACGCATGAAAAATGCAAAAAAAATCTCTGCCATCACAGGCGCAGGTATTTCGAGCGAAAGCGGGATCCCTACATTCCGAGGAGAAGGCGGATTGTGGAAAAATTACAGAGCGGAAGACTTGGCAACACCGGAAGCATTTGCCAAAAATCCCGATCTGGTTTGGGAATGGTACGACTGGAGAAGAGGGATTTGTGCGGAAGCTTCACCGAACCCGGGGCATTTAACACTTGCAAAATGGGAGAATCTCGTCCCCCATTTTACCCTGATTACTCAGAATGTGGACGGATTGCACTCCCGGGCCGGGTCTAGGAATTTATATCAAATCCATGGAAATATATTCACTGCAAGATGTCTTGGCTGTGGAAATCTAACAGACATCGATCCGAAAAAACAAAGGGAAGATTCCTGTTCCATTTGCCATTCCAAACTTAGACCGCATATACTTTGGTTTGGCGAAACTTACGAATCAGGTTTACTCGAATCCTGCTTTGAAACAACTTCTTCTTCCGATTTGATATTGATCATCGGAACGAGTGCCAATGTCTCCGTTCCGGCAAGCATGGCAAAGGAAGGAATCCGCAATGGTGCTCTCAGCATAGAAATCAATCCGGAAAGGACTTCATTATCCGATTTGGTCGATTATTCATTACAAGGGAAATCGGGGGAAATTTTACCAAAATTACTGGATGAAATTTATAAATAGAATGAAATGACCTTTATATGATTACGGTTCTACTCTTATTTTTATCGAATATTTTTATGACATTCGCCTGGTACGGCCACCTAAAGTATGCTAAGTCCAACGGAGTATTTTATGTGATCCTATTTTCCTGGGGAATCGCTTTTTTCGAATATATGCTGATGGTCCCTGCAAACAGAATCGGTTACACTCAATACAGACTGGAAGGTTTTCAATTGAAAATCCTACAGGAGATCATAACCATCGTCGTATTTATTTGTTTTGCGACATTCGTACTCGGGGAAAAAATAAAATGGAATTATATAATCAGCTTCGGACTGATCGTGCTTGCAGGTTATTTTGCATTCGCATTTGGAAAAGGATCACAGGGACATTAGGAACTGAACCAATTCTTTTGCGATTGTTTCTTTTGATGAAGGTCCGATTTCCTTCACTACCCCGGAACGGTTGTATATGCGAACAGATGAGTCTTTTTCACCAAATCCTTCCGTTTGGCTGACATAGTTTCCTATGATCCAGTCGATTCCTTTTTTTTCCAATTTTTCTTTGGCGTATTTTTCAAGATCTCTTGTTTCTGCGGCAAACCCGATGCGAACTGCGTTTTTCCAACCCTTCTCTTTCACAAAGGCGGACACTTGTTGCAAGATATCGGGATTTTCCTCCAGTTCCAGAAGCAATCCTTTTTTGGCACCTTCCCTATTGTCTTTCTTTATCTTATGTTCTGCGGTCATGATCGGACGAAAATCGGCAGGAGCGGCCGCCATAACGAGAAGAGTGTCCTCTTCCATTTCCTCAAGCACCGCGTCTCTTAATTGAATCGTAGTTTCGACCGAAATGATTTTCTTTGCGCGATCCACATAAGCATACTTTTCCAATGTATTTCCATGAATATACACCACATCAATATTATGTGAAATGAAGGCTTTTGCAATATGGAAGCCCATTTTTCCGGAAGAGGCATTCGAGATATAACGGACCGGATCAATCCACTCTCTGGTCGGGCCGGATGTGACGATGATTTTTTTGTATTTGGAATTCATAAAAGGAGAAGGTGTGAAAAATTAATTTATATTTTAGAATGAAGCTCTATGATTTTTTCTTCAATGGATTCAACGGTTGCCAATTTCCCATAACCCTCGTCCCCACAGACCACAATTCCTCTGTCAGGTGAAACGATATGAACGCCGTCTTTTTCCAGAAGGGACAAATTTCTCTGAACGGCTTTATGAAGATACATTCCGGGATTCATAGAAGGAGCAACAAGTATCGGGCAAGTCGCCGCAAGATAAGTGGAAGTTACCAAATCGTCAGCGATTCCGTTTGCCATTTTGCCGATTGTATTTGCGGAAGCGGGAACCACTGCAAATACGGACGCAATATTTTTAATTTCAATATGAGCCATCCCGGTATCGAACTCGTTGATTCTCACCGGTTTACCAGTTAACGCTTCAAAGGTGATCTTTCCCACAAAATGTGTCGCATTTTCCGTCATGATCACCCGAACGGGAAATCCTTTTTTGGTGAGATTACGCACGAGTTCACATGCCTTATAAGCGGCGATGGAACCGGAAACAGCGATTACAATTTCTTTTGAACTCAAAATTACCTGTCCTCGCCTGCCAGTTCCTTCTCCGATTCGGAATCCGATTCGTCCGCAAAATCTCCCTTAGGTGTAAATAAAATGGATACGATTTTGTTTCCCTCCATTTTTTTCACCTTTAGAATTCCTTTTTTGATTCGAACGGAACTTCCTTCTTTGGGCATGTCTTCGTTTTTTTCCAAAAAGTATCCTGCGATGGTTCTGACTTCTTCCATATCCGCAGGCTCTTCCCCTTCCAGAATTCCGGTGAGGCTGTCGATTTCCGTTTCTCCGTCGATCAGGATCGGTTTTGATTTTTTAGTAACTGCGGGAGTGTCTTTCTCATCAGTATCCGTTTCATCCCGGATCTCACCGAAAAATTCTTCAATGATATCTTCCAATGTCAAAAGTCCGGCAACTCCGCCGTATTCGTCGATTACGATCGCCATATGTTGCTTTTTTTCTCGGAGTTTGGACATCACTCTTTCGATCGACATGGATTCGGGAACAACGGCAAAATCCCTTTCCATAATCGCTGTTATCTTTTCTTTTTTGCCTTTGCTTGTGGCATGATCGGCCTGCCATTTGAGATATTTTTGAACATGTATAACACCAGTTATCTTGTCCAACGTTCCGTCGTAAATCGGATATCTGGAAAAACTATGTTCGGCGATCAAAGGAAGAATCTTATCAATCGTCGAATCCTGCGAGATACCTACAATGGACAGACGATGAGTCATTACATCTTTCGCAGTATGTTCCGAAAAATCGAAAGTCTTTTGGATGAGGCGCATCTCTTCATTGTCGATTCGCCCGCTTTTCCTTTGCTCTTCAATGATGATCATCAACTCTTCGGGAGAGTGGACGTATTTATCGCCTGTTCGCTGGAGGCGAAAAATAGTAAGAACTCCTCCTGCAAGACGGTTCATCACGAATGTTACTGGAAAAAACAAATAATAGAACAACCACATTGGTCCGGAAACACCCAAAGCGACAGCTTCGGTATTTTGAATCGCAATGGTTTTGGGAACAAGCTCTCCCAAAATCACGTGAAAGAGAGTGATCAGAGTAAAAGCCACTCCGATGGAGATACTATGAATCGTAACCGGTTCCGCAGGAATGGTAAACAGACTAAAGATCCCGCCTACTATCCTTGCAAAATATTCTTCTCCGATCCAACCGAGAAGTAAACTAGCAACCGTTATACCCACTTGGCAAACGGAAAGCATATCGTCGATTTTTCCAATCGCTTTTTTTGTCAAAAGCGCCATGGAACGATTTTCTTTGACCAACTCCTCCAAACGGGAAGGGCGCAAGGA
The nucleotide sequence above comes from Leptospira kobayashii. Encoded proteins:
- a CDS encoding DMT family protein, with the protein product MITVLLLFLSNIFMTFAWYGHLKYAKSNGVFYVILFSWGIAFFEYMLMVPANRIGYTQYRLEGFQLKILQEIITIVVFICFATFVLGEKIKWNYIISFGLIVLAGYFAFAFGKGSQGH
- a CDS encoding phosphopantothenoylcysteine decarboxylase — encoded protein: MNSKYKKIIVTSGPTREWIDPVRYISNASSGKMGFHIAKAFISHNIDVVYIHGNTLEKYAYVDRAKKIISVETTIQLRDAVLEEMEEDTLLVMAAAPADFRPIMTAEHKIKKDNREGAKKGLLLELEENPDILQQVSAFVKEKGWKNAVRIGFAAETRDLEKYAKEKLEKKGIDWIIGNYVSQTEGFGEKDSSVRIYNRSGVVKEIGPSSKETIAKELVQFLMSL
- a CDS encoding phosphopantothenoylcysteine decarboxylase: MSSKEIVIAVSGSIAAYKACELVRNLTKKGFPVRVIMTENATHFVGKITFEALTGKPVRINEFDTGMAHIEIKNIASVFAVVPASANTIGKMANGIADDLVTSTYLAATCPILVAPSMNPGMYLHKAVQRNLSLLEKDGVHIVSPDRGIVVCGDEGYGKLATVESIEEKIIELHSKI
- a CDS encoding aminotransferase class I/II-fold pyridoxal phosphate-dependent enzyme, yielding MYDHWKQIEEEMKSIRAKNLYRQCKVTDGIDFCSNDYLGLSKNRDIVHAFKEALDTDTVGSTAARLVRGHRQTMEDWENEFSSFVHSGASLTVANGFIANFGLIDTIADSRTIIFTDRLNHASILDGIRISGAIKKYYNHLDLDHLEEQLIKAASSEDSKSKKKIIVSESLFSMDGDKPNLQRLVFLKKKYNAILILDEAHSFGIFGKGGRGMAFADLNQEEIESIDYRIYTLGKSLGLEGGIIATTKLGREHLVNRMRSFIFSTASLPAIYTAALKSLSILRDMDEERIHLLHIADILRRNLLENGFSISPSVSHIVPILMESEEQALCYSEELKKKGLDVRAIRPPTVPTPRLRVSLNATIREEDIQNLVSSLIQIRAGKKANV
- a CDS encoding cytochrome c-type biogenesis protein CcmH; translated protein: MAQKTTTNLKDPAQIKSFHEATERIRCICLPSLPIQACSFNMCSASSYLKSFIENRIREGMSSDEIVNKMQNGFGEGILTDSVVKHFVESGNQGMVDSLVYGFGPKILATPDSTWINFTLFGLGVLGLGLIYLYFTKFKPNLKKETPSGKADLTTDEINRKIKNWENSEG
- a CDS encoding heme lyase CcmF/NrfE family subunit → MNNLGTILLASSLAILFFSLIQTAYGIYKKDRKATELGRLALMTNPAIIILTFLVLLTQLVRSDYSNYYVVMHSSEHLPLFYKMTAIWSGSSGSLLFWNLILNVFTFIVLWQTRKSIQDRIPVMNLILAVLSGFFSFLAVFYADAQPFREFQPEAAAGRGLNPLLQHWAMIIHPPILYIGYVSISIPFAIAMSALVSGQLSEDWMKFIRKWTLFSWFFLGTGILLGSKWAYEELGWGGYWAWDPVENASLMPWLLTSAFVHSVVIQERRGMLKFWNMILVILAFHFSLLGTWITRSGVLEGPHSFSKSTIGTPFICYIIASFVFFTGFVLYRRKDLEPERNLEAITSKEGSFLLNNFLLVLSTAAILLGVFSPLLYGKEFKAPWFNSWGVPAGIFLLLLMGSAPLLAWRKGAGSVFLATLFKPFLVGLLGAGLYILFYSQNFTRGDSEYGDLLSEVYSVLTVGIGIFTIAGIFQEYYRGIKARKEQNPEESYFSSAFNLLIKNKRRYGGYLVHFALVLIFIGYAGNAFKQNTSVKFYYQLSPPTSPEVVYTSIDKSVISGYQIEASTLKIKPVMVSDNDDKPNIQNVIVSQEGTFSIYRGTTKEADLVTERRFYPQISHLTGDFETHIPTSEPAILSLPKEDFYIQLGAIEKADMSSENPDLPLMFMNYYFTGSTQNEKLALYLQFPKEIVANLEIWINPLVKLIWIGSLLYFLTGIFLLLPIGERKPAKKETVT
- a CDS encoding SIR2 family NAD-dependent protein deacylase, giving the protein MKNAKKISAITGAGISSESGIPTFRGEGGLWKNYRAEDLATPEAFAKNPDLVWEWYDWRRGICAEASPNPGHLTLAKWENLVPHFTLITQNVDGLHSRAGSRNLYQIHGNIFTARCLGCGNLTDIDPKKQREDSCSICHSKLRPHILWFGETYESGLLESCFETTSSSDLILIIGTSANVSVPASMAKEGIRNGALSIEINPERTSLSDLVDYSLQGKSGEILPKLLDEIYK